CAAGGTTGTCATCTAATAGCAGGATATCTTCTGCACCCGCAGCCCGGGGCCCTGTCTCAGTCTTGCGTAAGAGGCCGAATTGCACGGAGAACTTTATCTCTCCTCTAGAATGCACTGCacatcagtgaaagaaaatgtattgtcCCTGAGATACTGAAAATTCAGGACTTCCCTGGAAGAATTAGGAAGTACTCCCTATGTGGCTCGTTCAGAATAATTTTTGCAGCAGCTTCACTCGTGCCGAAGTTTGGGATAGAAGAATCTCTGCGTGTAAGTGTCAGAGTGACTGTTTCCTGCATGTGCCGTTGTGGTGAGCTGTAGTCTGTGCAGGTGTTTTGCTCAGAGGGCCCAGGGATGTAGGAGTGGCTGTTAACAGTAACTTGCAGAGGAACCAGTGACCTTTGAGCGCTTCTTCCCTGTTGCTGCAATACAAATGTGGAGACTGCTTTTTCCAATGTTTCGGTGCTTCTGCCCTGTAATTTCAGTTATTTACCTTTAGCAAATAGCTAACTTTACTTACTTTACTACAGACTGGATAAACCGCAGGGATGAAGGTCTTATCACAATATCAGATTCCTCGGATGAAGAATTACCTTTGTTGCAGGAAATGCCAGCAGAACAGCAGTGTGAGGAGGATGACGATGATGTAGTCATCTTGGCAGAGGTAATTTTTCATTCTCGTACTGCCTTGCTTTATTCATGGCCTTTATAGCCAATTTGTGCAAATATCTGATGCATTCCTTTGAGAGTCCTATCCGGTTACAGTAATTTACTTAAGATGTCTGAAATGAATGTTGAAATGACGGCATTTTGTTGGCTTTAAGTGTTTAATCATATCTTGGGCACAGGAGGGGAGAACTAGACTGTTAAACTGCATTGTATTTAAAGTTCTACTTAACTTTATGGAAGCTACAGCCTTCATTATCTGCCAAAATCCAGAGAGAGGGAGCACTTTGTAAGAAGACTTGATGTTCCTTAGAAGGCAGTTTTTCAAAATATGCCTTGTTTGACCTTGTATACTTTGTATTCTTCTATGCTATCTGGACTCTTGTTGGGCTGTTTCAGGCACTTACATTTTTGTGATTCTACAAAACCAGCCCACCTGATAAATCTCTTTCTACTGGCACAGGCAGTCACACAGAGGAGGGCCAAAGGTTTTAACCTACCCCGATTATTTTAAGTGTATAATTTCATATCTAAGCTATATTAAGAATATATTCCACTTTTCTGTTAAATTAACTGGAGACATTGAGAAAACGGGTTGCAAAGCTGACCTTTCTGGTTTAGTTGAAAACAGTAGCAGAGAATATTCAGACTCTGTTGGCATACAGCAGTCTGTCTGCCAGAGGCAAGAACAAGGCTAGAGATTAATGCTTTGAGCTTTGGTTCCTGCCTGTTTAAATAAATTGGTGAGAATGCAAATATGCCATCAGTTAGTTCCCCCTTCCCAGACTATTTTACTGGGAGGTAAGTGGGGACTGAGGTGAGCTTAGGAAATTATTCCAGTCGGAAAGTTCTGTGCATCCCCAGTTCTGCCACATGTTCTTAGCACCTGGGGACAGACTGAGGATGGAGTTCAGTGAAACAAAGATATGTGGGTTGCAGTTTTATGCCATATTAAGCACCTTGCTAAACAGACTTGTCATCTGTTTCCCATCAGAAATTTGATTAGATGCAAAAGACCATCTGGAGCAAGGATTCTGACATGCAGACAAGAACTCCTACTTACTCTTGTCTGTCTTCTTTTTAGACCCCAAAGCATCAGCAGCTTCTGCGTCCCAATGTCATCAGacctgctgctctgtggcagGGTGCAAACACTGTGGGAGAAGGAGGATCTAAAAGTGCTGTTGAGCCCTTGAGGAGCATATATCAGCAAGATGAGATCTCAACTCTGCTGTGCCAGGGAGACCAGTATAATCACATGGTGGAGAGCAGTGCTGGACCAAGCAAGGATGAGAATATGAACTTTGCCTTGCAGCAGCCTGGACCCTCTGAGCTTAATGGCCCCAGGTTTGAACCTATGAGTAACCAGGAGCCTGGCCCAAGTTTGCTTCCAACAAAAAAGACAAGTCCACCACCTGTTAACAGAGAAATCCTTAGTCAGGAGAATGCAGATCTTCCAccacaacaggaagaaaaggtaGAAGCCCGGGGACGGCAAGGAGAGGATTTGGAGCCAGAACAAAACCTTGGAGGAGCACCTGCTGCAGCTACCACAGACCGGGAGATCCGTGAGGACAACCAGCTGGATCACCTCCACTTCCAGCCATTGGAAGGCGAGCCCCATGCTGTGGTAAATGGTTGTGCTCCTCAGCAAGGGCAGCCTGAAGCAGAGCCAGGATCTTTGAGGGCATATGGAGAGGAGGCTCCTGGGCCAGCCTTCCCCCGTCCTGAACCACAGCAGGATGGGATCCCAGGGCCCGCTTCGCCCCAGCCGGCACATCCACCAGAAGAAACGGGTCAGCAGGCAGCGATTGACAATGAACAGCCAGGCCCAGCATTCCCCACACAGGGATCTCATGAATTTGGCTCTAGTAATGTGCCAGAACAGGATGCTGCTGGGCAGGCCCTAGACCTCACTGCGCTGCTCATCAGAGAGACAGTAAGTATTCCCAGGGCTTGTTTGCCTTCCGTGTGCATGTTATTTTCAGACAGGTTTTTCAAGGTATGTAGTGTTTCACATGCTCATTGACTTCAGCTGCAAATCCTCTTCATTTTGGCTGAGACTCAGCTGTGCACCATGTGAGGAGCATGCAGTGAACTGTCTTGGAAAACTTTGGTTTGAAAGACTAACCCCAACAATGTGGCAGAAGTGATGAGAGGATGCAAATCTCAAGGGCACTGTTTGCTTTGGGGTGGGCTCTTGGCCAGAGAGATTTAGCAGAACTGATTGCAGGGTCTCAAGGGCACGGTGAGATGAAATAATAGGGATCTGTTCCTTAAAGGCTCGCACCCTCTCAGTTCTGCTAGTTTGTTTTTGTCTGGCTGATTCCTAACCCAACTCTGTAGAGCTGGTTTAGGAACGGATATAGAGCTAAACTAGTGAAACTGAGACTAAACACTGGCAGAGGGATAGAGGGTGGGGTAGAGAAAGCTTAGAGACACACAGCTGAGAGCCACGACTGCTTTCAGCTGACTCTCCTAATATAGTTTGGTCTGTGGCCGTGTTAAGGCCACCGTGGTGGTCAGGGGTAATGGTTGCCCTTGCAGTGTGGATTTCCAAGCAGTAGCACTGAGGAGTTACTGGATAAGCAGCATGAAGGCTCACGTATGTTAACTTCACACGCTCCTTTCTGACTCTGCATGTGAAATATAGCATGAGCGGCGCTAGCTACAAGAACTGAACAGCCAAGGAGGGTATTCCTTAACCTTTGGTGTATTCAGCAGTTTGTGCAACATGGtgtgtatttgaaaaacaaaacaaacatgtcGATATTTCACATGTCTGATGTTTTCCTCTCCAGTGCACATTCCTCCCCTGATTGCTAGGGAGGAAGAGTATCTCTTGATGCCTTATGGAATGCTTTCTTGCAAACAAGCGTATTTTACTGCCTCTATCTTACACCCCCACTCCCATCCTTTTCAAGTCTTCCTTCCACATCCCGTGTCTGATTCTATTTGGGAAAACTGGGGTTGAGGAAAATATGCTTTAAGTAGCAGTCCAACAAAATTCAATTCTTTCCAAGTAAGACCTTGTTGGTCAGTGACTTGCCTGGAGATGGGTAAGTAGATACTCTTGCATTGTCCAGTCTTGCAAAGCAAAATATCATATGGTGCAATCGATTGCAATACCTGTACAGAAACCCAACAAGAGAGAGCAGCAAAGAGTGCTCTTTGCTACGTGGCTAATGCTGGGAGAGCTTTCACAGAAATGCCAGTAAAGGTTTGTTGTCTGTTCAGACCTCGTTGCTAGTGTGTCTGGGTGTTTTGGGTGGGTATAcgtgttgttggttttttttccttttgctttggaaTGTTGTATTTCAGCACACAATCTGGAACTCCTTAATCTTCTGTCTGAAGGTAAATATTAGCTTTTCTTGAGTTGTAGATCATACCTACGTGCCTCTCCTCTTTCCAGCCCGAATCACTCGTTAGGCCAGCTGCTCGTGGCCATTCACATCACTATACATACTCTTCTTGTGAGAGAGAGCTGTTAGCAATCATCCTGTGGAACAAAGGAAAGCCAGTGGCTTGCAGTATCCAGGCTGGATGAATATAAATGGTCTCTTGAAATCCTTGTCTCAGGAGCGTGCTAAATAATTACCCATAAATCTGTCTGTGGTGCTGTTGCTAGGTTGTGCTACACAGCTCCTCTAATACCTACGTAACCTTTAGCTTTTCCTACTGTAGGAAGCAAGATTCCCAGATGTGAAGAAGGAATATATTGAAGAGCTAATCAGCATCAAGGACTGCTATGACTTAAATGTGTAAGTATAGAGCTAAGAGCCAGGGTGCATCATACAGCAGTCTGGCTGCAGTCACATTTCCGTTTCCCTACCTGCTAATGATGCTGTTCTAGAGCATATCCAAGTTGGGAGACAGCTCTGCATTGATAGTGCCAAAGAgtagagaaattttttttcccttccaataGAGCTTTTCTTAAATCGTCTCTAATTCTGACATTGTGCTGTAGCTTCTCTGCTTTTAAGATCATTTGCTTCTTTAAAGATATTACATATAATTTCCTCTTAACTATTACTAGCGTTCTTAAAAAGGGTGTCAGGATTAAGGTGTTGAGATAACTTCTATAACACGTGGTACAAAGGTGAATTGGTGAGTTTTGAGTTGGAGAAAATAGTTTCCTACTTCCTCATTTCACTGGCTTTGGATTTTTCCAGGTAAAACTGACACTGTTTTGGACTCCCTTATTTAGTGTCATGATGTTGGCTTTTATCCCATTTAGTTCATCAAGTAGCAGTGGTACTGTTTGAGTTCTCTCACATCACTTTTTGCAGCTAGAATAGAGCAAACACATTTCAGGACTGGTAGGATTGACTCTAGATATCTGTTGAGGGGCTGATTTTGGTCAAACTGAGCAGAAACGTGAGCCAGGAAGGGAAATAAAGGGAGTGGAAAATCAGCACAAGGACTGTTGCTTTCCCAATTGTGTTAGCAGCTCAAGAATACTTTAGCATTCACTGTGCTTGATAACTCTGGGAGTCATGTTAGaatcaaaagtttaaaaaaaagtcattaaccTTATCGATAAGTTGCATCATCTCCTTACCTTTTTGGGTAAAGCTTGCACAGCTGCAGAGCGAAGGATTGCGTGTGTTGGCACCAGCAACGCAGAGGGGAGAATGGTTTGAAGTAAATCACTCGTGACTTGTGTCTGATGCTAGGTGgcccctctttctttctctctctctctctgcagctgtCACTGCTGTCTCAAAGATCTTGAAACTAGTTATTATGTGATACAAGAATGAATAATAGGTGTTGGTTGCCAGAGTATTCACTCTATCTTGTATGAATCCAATGCCCTTTCTGGTTAACTAGGGCACTAATTAAGCAGTATTTAAGTGCGTGAGGATTAGAATTAGTTATTGGACCATAAGTAAGTTAACTGGCAAGGAACTAACGATGATCCCATCCATTGGGCATAGATTTCCTCTTCTACTGTCTTTGCCTGTGTTGTGAAGTCGTGTCTCCAAAGTAGGGCTTCTTGGTCAGAAAGTCATCAGACTGAAACTTCTTCCTTGTCTTTTGAAAGTGCTTTCCCTATAGCAGTGGCGTAGTCAGCATGAGAGAAGCTTTCAGGTGCCTGCACCACGTACTTGGTGCACCTTGGTGTGGATGGTTGTGTTGGGAGTGTAGAAGACTGCTAGGGCCATTCCTTGGAGCGATCGGCCGTTTAAGTTAAGCATCTGGCTGCAGGACCCTCTCACAGATTGTGTGAAAAACCTCGTCATTGTGTCCTGCAGGGATTTAGCGAAGCCTGAGAGAATTAAATCCCACTATTGGCTTCTATCAGTCTTAATGTGTTCCTTCCCTTTTTGCTCCGAAATCTCTTCTCTCCTATTGTGTGCCACAGACCCAGAGAGATGAAAAGGTGCTTACAGGCTTCCCTGTAGGCCATCTACAGTGTCTGCTCAGCGGTGCGTTACCCACTTACTGGATGATAAAGATTTCTTCtccatatttttattcctttaaccAAACTATCTTTTGAGTTGTCACTGCATCTTTTGTATGAGAACAAATGGGTCAAAGCAGTGGTCAGCCTCGCTGGCAGGGTCTCTTTGATCTCCATGGTATGTCAAGCTGAATCAGGCTTGAAATATAATAAATAAGGGTGGCTGGGTTTGGGCAGGGATGAGGCTTTTAACTGGCTCTGTGTCCTGCGGTGCAGATATTAATGAACAGTGCTGCAAGTGTGCGTGCATTGCGCGCTGGGACCCACTTAACTAATTGTCAGACATTGAAGGTTAACATCTCTGAAAATCCTGGGCATTGAAATGGCAACATGCAGAATAGTTCAGATGTATTCTGACTGTGCCCCAGCTGAAACCCCTGCATTTGAGCTGCAGTGATTTGAGCTCCTTGAAGTTGCTGTTCTGTTGGATTAAAACAGTTATCTTCTACAAAAGGGATGGCAGGGGGGAGGGCTGGAAGCTATTAAATGCCCAGCACCAAgatattttgttgttttcccaAATGATGGTCTTAAAACTTTCAACTGATGTGAAAGATAAGATGTGGGAGCTCCTCTTAGCAGGGTATCATCTATTCAGCTTTTGTGTGCAGAAGCATTCACACTCAGTCAAAAGCTTCTGGCTCAATATGTCAATACCtgattaaacaaaaagaaatgccTCTGCTTTGAATGTGAAAGCAGGGCTAAAGTAATCATGCCTTGATAGTGGGTTAATGCTTCAAGCCAGTTCAGATTTCTTAATTAGGGACTGATTTCTGACATCAGGAATGTAAATTAGCTGCAATTATGTCTTTGCTGCAACCTAGCACCTTCTCATTCAAAAAGTTTTACAGATGTTAATTGCTTGTCCTAGCTCCTTTCAGGAGGATATTATTctacagctggggaaactgaggaacaGCTTATGTTACAGCTGGTTAGCGATGGTTGAGAATAAGCTGTGAAAGTCTGATTCAGACAGATAGCCTACAGCAAGCTTCTCTTTGAAAAGGACTTCTGAAGTATTTGTGGATCTCCAGCAATGGGGTATTCTGAAACTTCTTGCTAGAGTCTTTTCTAAGCTGAAATACTCAGTTAAACTAAATTCACCTGACAGTTACGATTGTTTGTGATAGGACCTCAGGTATGCTGCATATACGGGCTAGTATGCATTTTTTCCAGCGATTTTTAGTGATTAGTTTCTAAATGCTGTTCTGACTAGACCAGTTTCTAGTCGAAGTTGGACAATGCTGGTGTGATTTCAAGCTTTATTATAATGAAACCTGTATTTAGAATACATACTGTATGTAAACATGATCTAAACATGCTTCTGTCTCTGCTCTAATGTGGAAGTAGTTAGAGACTGGAGGCTTTAATTCAAATTCAAATCTGTAATCTATTGTTGAGGAAGACATCAACCTTTCACAGGTTTTGTACGGGTCCGCATGCTTTTATTTCCATGGATGCGTTTGTATTAATAACAGTAGATGACAGCTAGATTTCAATTAAAGATGCTAATGTTGTGACTTATTTCTTGTATGGTCTTCATAATGTTAATGCCAGAGCAGCAGAAAGCTAGTACACCCTGACTCTTAGTCGTGCAGGATTTGACATGTGCTCAAAGGAGGTACCACTTTATGTGGTTTGACCCATGGATGTGATGAGTGGGGAAGTAAGCGTGTTCACCTCTGGCGTGGAGAGATGTAGGCTGGTTAGTAGCTCACCCATACAAGCTTCTTGTAAGTAAACGTACTTATTGAAAGACAGatctgtttgcttttccttctgcaatCATACAGCCAATCATTCTTTACTTAATTCTCAGTCATTTACTTTCAGTTTGCTCTAGTAAAAAGACCTCCCTTGGTTCTTACTGGGCAGGCTGTGACTTGCCTGCCCAGCCTCGTAATTATAGGATAGTGAAAACTGAACAAGTGAGGAATAATGAACCTGAGCTCCCAAACGCTGAAGTAACTATACTTATCTTTTCAGACTTTGTAACTTTCTTCTGGAAAATCCAGATTACCCAAAGAAAGAAGGCAGAGTGGTTTTAAATCCCAACAGCAGCCTGCTTGCCAGCCAAGATGAGACAAAGGCAAGTGAGAGTATCCTCATCTATAGCATGCCTCTCTTCCAGTCTGTTCAACCTGAGTGGACCTTGGGATGTCTGGTCCTATTAATGTGTATTTGTAGAGTGCTTGGTTGAGCCATGCATTCATAAGAGGCCTTTGGGCACAtttaaaatggcattaaataGCAATAGTTAGTTGCTTGCAAGATGACTTCCaaaattttcctgttttgctGTTGCATAGCTGCACCCTGTCTGCTCTTTTGCCTTGAGTAAgaccctctgccctgcctgcctgtcAGCTGCCCTGTCTGAAGTGTTCATTTTGATAACTGATACGAGAATTCCATGGTCATTCTGTCACATGACGTAGATTTGGCCCTCAGGTCTCTCTTGTGTGGCCTTTCGGCATTGCCTTTCAGCCTCCTAACTGCAAAGTCCCTACAGctgcttgattttatttattcttttaaagtcCGTTTGGCAAAAAAATTCTCTCTGAGGTGTTTTGAGTTGAAATAGCTGTGTGTGGCCAGAGAGAGATGTCGAACACCTCTTTTCACTCTTGGAAGCATCTCTCAACCTCCAGCCCATAAAGTTGTTCACCCTCTACAGTAACTTAAATGTGTCCTCTCCTCGCTGTCTTGTGCAGCCACGCACAATGGCTTTAAACAACATGGCGTGGGTCCTGCTAGGAGCAGAGCTGCAGCGTGGGGCAGCTCGGGGCAGGTTACCCGCACAAGCACATAGACCAGTAGACTTCACACCCGTGCTGTGCTCGAAGCTGGTGGTTAGATAGGTGCTCAGAACTGGCTGCCACGTAACCTGAATTTTGGGTGGTCTTGCAGAAGGTTCTGATCACTGAAAGAGTGGATTGGGGTGTTCTCGTGTGTATTTATAGCAGCATTTTTACAtcttttgtgttttctccttAGGTGCCTAAAGTGGACTACTTTGACTTTTCCAAACTTGCCCCACTTGATCAGCGGTGCTTTATTCAGGCAGCTGACCTCCTTATGGCAGACTTCAAAATGCTGAGCAGCCAAGACATTAAGTGGGCACTACATGAACTCAAGGGACACTATGCAATCACACGAAAGGTTCTCCAGTTcaagtctgttttctttcctagGGTTATCTCCTGTGTCTGTGGAGAGCAGTGCGATGTCGTTTGCCTTACTATACCATCTGCTAGAGTGTGGTtatgggcttttttaaaaaaaaagatcttcctttccttttaagAAGTATTAATCTGTTTAGTAGAGACTTGCAAAATTTATTGGCCAGACAGAATGCTGCAGGAAGTTTTTACTTTTCTGTGATAGGAGACCTGGGGAAACACTAGCTAGTTGATGGTAGGTAGGTGATGCATTAAACTGAGAAGCATTCCTGTAtgttgctgctgaagtgcagTATAATTGCCAATAAAGCCTAGACGCTTAGctaaatcttaaaacatttaACTGCTGCTCTTAGTTAACTGCATGTAATTGAAAAGAAGCCCGAGTCTCACTGTCCTGTTTCTTCTTATTATGACTTGTGGAATGAGTCCTATATTCCTCATGAAAGAGTATCAACAAACTGAATGTAAATGTGATTTCAAGCTTTTGACTTGGATCTACTCCTCTGATACGTTCCTCTTGCTTGAGCTGCTTTCTCTACTGTTCTAGGACTTCACTAAAACAAAAACTCATCTCTTCACTTGCTTGAGTGAGCACTGAGCATTTGAGCTTcagggttggttgtttttttttttttttttaaaaataaaaaaccgaactcaacagcaacaaaaaaatgccaaacCAGCTCTGTTGTATCAGAGTGGACACCGGCTGTATTTGAGTTAATAGCTGAAGTGTTGTGAAGTATCGTTCAACTATTTTGTTTTTATGGAATGATTGCTTTATGAGCACATAAAACAACAAGGTGAGCAAAGGCAGGAGGTATACTTGCCTCTGTATGGGGTGTTTGGCTTTCCAGTTTTGGATCAGTCTTATGCACATGTTTGTACTGGGCTTTGATTTGAAGTATgtgcttctgctttcttccaggaACAGACAGGATTTAAGTCTGTATGTTGTTTTCTAGGCCTTTTCAGATGCTATCAAAAAATGGCAGGAGCTGTCTCCTGAAACCAGTGGAAAacgaaaaaggaggaaagaaatgaatCAGTATTCATATATAGACTTCAAATTTGAGCAAGGTAAGTACCAGGCTGCATGTATTGTCCTCTCAGCATCGTTATAATAAGCAGAACTGGCTTGCAGCAGAAAGTACTGTTCTTAAAAAGGGATGTGGTCCCAAAACAGCTATGTTTCTGTCACTGGCACCTATTTTGGAGATATTCTTCATTAGTATCGCTGCTTGGTACAGTGCTCTTTGAGATGCTGAAGTTATGCAGCTGGTAGTGTGTGGAGGAAGAAAGATTTAAGCTTTGTTCTGGCTGCTCCATTCCATTTCATTGTGCCTTTAACTCTGCTTTAGGGGATGTGAAAATTGAGAAGCGCATGTTCTTCCTGGAGAATAAGAGACGGCACTGGAGGTCCTATGACAagctctcccttctcccaccgGTGCTACTGGAGCAGGAATTCTATGAGCAGAAAGTTAAAGAGATGGCAGAGGTGAGTGGGAGGAGCTACTTTGATCTTGTAGTGCAGATTGCTTCAACTACTGTAGAGGTTTTGGCCCTAAGCATGGAAATCTGCCTTTTAGAGAAATTCAACCGCTGAACAAAATATTGAATAACTGACTACCTTTGCCCCTTTAGTCCCTGTTAACATGTGTGACTTCCTGAGTAACTaacttttgaaggaaaaaagccaaGCACAGAGAGAGTTTCATATTTACTTAAATAAAGCTGTTACTTCTGCCAACACTGTTCTGGACCATTTTTGCTACAAAGTATTAAAAGCTCTACTAATTAATTCTTTCCTCTAATTGTTAGCAGGCTTCTCTGCTCTTTTAGGGCTTGTAATTGCAGCCCAGTGTTGGTGGTGAATAATGACCAGGCCCAAGGCAGTCTGTCCACTCGCTGCCTTCCACAAGCTGGCAGTCCTGTGTCTCCAGAATGTCTTGTCCTGTGCTGAGGACCATGTGTTTCGAAGCAGAACCCTGCAACACCCGCTGGtgtgctgccttcccctcctAGTCTGAGGAAAGACTGAATTCACAGCTCTGCACCTACAGTCCTTTCTAAAGTAGCTTCCTAAAGATCCTTGTCTCTTAGGCAGATGGATAGTGTCTCCTTTAAACACAAAGCTAACGTTCCTTGGGGCTTTCTCTGGAGGGGCCCATTGGGTGAGATCATCTCTGCCCATGGAAACCTGAACCAGCAGCCCTCCATAATACAGAATTCGGTTCTTTGTTCTTGCTGCCTTTGCTTCTCCCATCTGTTGTAGCTGAATCATAAATAGCTTAATGGATTGGAAGGATGGGCTTAGTGATGTTGTAAGAAGACAGTGAGCCTTTTATGGTGGTTTTAAGTCCTGAGATAATGTAAAAGAGTGTAGAGGCTGGAAAATTGCTTTATTCTGTAAATACAGATGCACATGTCTCTCTTGCAGCATGCAGACTTTCTCCTTGCTCTGCAGATGAATGAGGAGCAGTATCAGAAGGTCAGTATCTATGTGGTCCGTTGAGTTCAGCTTGTGCATAGACACTGTTTTGCACTTACCACTTCACAGATTCTTTTGGCTTCTGAAATGGAGCTATTCTGAAGCTGCATTTGCACTGTGCTGCTTTTGCTCAGCTGGCAAAACCTGCACAGTGTGTGTTGGCTTTTAGAAAAGGTAGGCAGGAGCGGAGTCCAGCAAGACAGTATTGATTCATGTAGTAATGATCTGTAGTAATTCAGTCAGCTGCTGCTTGTATCTTCACTGGCTGGAACAAACACTGCAATAGAATAGTGCCAGGTTTGCTCTTGCTACCACCATTATGGCTGTTGAAAACAGATTTGCTGTCGTTGGAGCTCTGCCAGTGGAAAGGCCTTCCTCATTTGCAGAAttctttaaaaacctgaaaatcagGTCTTTCCctttaaacagagaaaagttCAGCAGCTGTGGATTACCTTTTCCTTCTCAATGCCCCTTTCTCTTCAAACTTTGGAGAAGATGTTGGACCTCTGAAGAAGTGGGCATACTTTTTAACAGTGGCAAGCTTCTCCACCCCTGCGGTTTAGAGGCCAAAGCAAGGTCTCTCCAGGCAGATGGGTAAATGTTCCTTTAGAGGGTAACAGATCTGCAGACTGTTTTTTCCCATATGAGTGGTGTGtactctctgctgcttccctgcaaTTGCATCTTCCCCAGACCAAGATACCTCTCTGCCTGTGAGCTAAGAATTATTAAACACCATATGTTCTGTAGCTTTTTGGAACCTGTCAAGCAGGACATGTAGATATTAAATTACTTAAAACTGAGTTTCTGGTTGTGCTTAGTCACTTTGGACCACCAAATAGGATATGTAATGGAATGGTGTATATCTGTTGCTCTTTTTTTAGAATTAACGCTGGCATTGTTTACGGCTTGCAGTTGTATGTGTCTGTATGTTGCTATAGCTATTGATGTTTTGGTGATGATGCTAATACCCCTGTTTATGGCTGCAGGATGGTCAGATGATAGAGTGCCGCTGTTGTTATGGGGAGTTTGCATTTGAAGAGCTAACTCAGTGTGCAGATGGTCACTTGTTTTGCAAGGAGTGCCTAATTAAATATGCTCAGGAGGCAGTCTTTGGCTCTGGGAAGGTAAGAATTTCCCAACTGGATGAGGGGAAACTGGGTAAATTGCTACTGGGA
This portion of the Strix uralensis isolate ZFMK-TIS-50842 chromosome 16, bStrUra1, whole genome shotgun sequence genome encodes:
- the RNF216 gene encoding E3 ubiquitin-protein ligase RNF216 isoform X3, with the protein product MPAEQQCEEDDDDVVILAETPKHQQLLRPNVIRPAALWQGANTVGEGGSKSAVEPLRSIYQQDEISTLLCQGDQYNHMVESSAGPSKDENMNFALQQPGPSELNGPRFEPMSNQEPGPSLLPTKKTSPPPVNREILSQENADLPPQQEEKVEARGRQGEDLEPEQNLGGAPAAATTDREIREDNQLDHLHFQPLEGEPHAVVNGCAPQQGQPEAEPGSLRAYGEEAPGPAFPRPEPQQDGIPGPASPQPAHPPEETGQQAAIDNEQPGPAFPTQGSHEFGSSNVPEQDAAGQALDLTALLIRETEARFPDVKKEYIEELISIKDCYDLNVLCNFLLENPDYPKKEGRVVLNPNSSLLASQDETKVPKVDYFDFSKLAPLDQRCFIQAADLLMADFKMLSSQDIKWALHELKGHYAITRKAFSDAIKKWQELSPETSGKRKRRKEMNQYSYIDFKFEQGDVKIEKRMFFLENKRRHWRSYDKLSLLPPVLLEQEFYEQKVKEMAEHADFLLALQMNEEQYQKDGQMIECRCCYGEFAFEELTQCADGHLFCKECLIKYAQEAVFGSGKSELSCMEGSCTCSFPTSELEKVLPENILCKYYERKAEEEVAAACADELVRCPFCNFPALLDNDVKRFSCPNPRCRKETCRKCQGLWKEHMNLTCEQLAEKDDIKYRTSIEEKMTAARIRKCHKCGTGLIKSEGCNRMSCRCGAQMCYLCRAAINGYDHFCQHPRSPGAPCQDCAKCSLWTDPTEDDEKIIQEIQKEAEEEQRKKNGENSFKRIGPPAEKPMEKIQRIEVIPRPVPQNLHQPRMPPYPFVHPPFPLPPVRPMYNNIPLNIGPIPAPYVPPLPNMRVNYDFPQINVQLEHNLPMHFGPQPRHRF
- the RNF216 gene encoding E3 ubiquitin-protein ligase RNF216 isoform X1, translating into MWLVQNNFCSSFTRAEVWDRRISAYWINRRDEGLITISDSSDEELPLLQEMPAEQQCEEDDDDVVILAETPKHQQLLRPNVIRPAALWQGANTVGEGGSKSAVEPLRSIYQQDEISTLLCQGDQYNHMVESSAGPSKDENMNFALQQPGPSELNGPRFEPMSNQEPGPSLLPTKKTSPPPVNREILSQENADLPPQQEEKVEARGRQGEDLEPEQNLGGAPAAATTDREIREDNQLDHLHFQPLEGEPHAVVNGCAPQQGQPEAEPGSLRAYGEEAPGPAFPRPEPQQDGIPGPASPQPAHPPEETGQQAAIDNEQPGPAFPTQGSHEFGSSNVPEQDAAGQALDLTALLIRETEARFPDVKKEYIEELISIKDCYDLNVLCNFLLENPDYPKKEGRVVLNPNSSLLASQDETKVPKVDYFDFSKLAPLDQRCFIQAADLLMADFKMLSSQDIKWALHELKGHYAITRKAFSDAIKKWQELSPETSGKRKRRKEMNQYSYIDFKFEQGDVKIEKRMFFLENKRRHWRSYDKLSLLPPVLLEQEFYEQKVKEMAEHADFLLALQMNEEQYQKDGQMIECRCCYGEFAFEELTQCADGHLFCKECLIKYAQEAVFGSGKSELSCMEGSCTCSFPTSELEKVLPENILCKYYERKAEEEVAAACADELVRCPFCNFPALLDNDVKRFSCPNPRCRKETCRKCQGLWKEHMNLTCEQLAEKDDIKYRTSIEEKMTAARIRKCHKCGTGLIKSEGCNRMSCRCGAQMCYLCRAAINGYDHFCQHPRSPGAPCQDCAKCSLWTDPTEDDEKIIQEIQKEAEEEQRKKNGENSFKRIGPPAEKPMEKIQRIEVIPRPVPQNLHQPRMPPYPFVHPPFPLPPVRPMYNNIPLNIGPIPAPYVPPLPNMRVNYDFPQINVQLEHNLPMHFGPQPRHRF
- the RNF216 gene encoding E3 ubiquitin-protein ligase RNF216 isoform X2, with the protein product MAERGGKEEVINLNSFRSHRGKDWINRRDEGLITISDSSDEELPLLQEMPAEQQCEEDDDDVVILAETPKHQQLLRPNVIRPAALWQGANTVGEGGSKSAVEPLRSIYQQDEISTLLCQGDQYNHMVESSAGPSKDENMNFALQQPGPSELNGPRFEPMSNQEPGPSLLPTKKTSPPPVNREILSQENADLPPQQEEKVEARGRQGEDLEPEQNLGGAPAAATTDREIREDNQLDHLHFQPLEGEPHAVVNGCAPQQGQPEAEPGSLRAYGEEAPGPAFPRPEPQQDGIPGPASPQPAHPPEETGQQAAIDNEQPGPAFPTQGSHEFGSSNVPEQDAAGQALDLTALLIRETEARFPDVKKEYIEELISIKDCYDLNVLCNFLLENPDYPKKEGRVVLNPNSSLLASQDETKVPKVDYFDFSKLAPLDQRCFIQAADLLMADFKMLSSQDIKWALHELKGHYAITRKAFSDAIKKWQELSPETSGKRKRRKEMNQYSYIDFKFEQGDVKIEKRMFFLENKRRHWRSYDKLSLLPPVLLEQEFYEQKVKEMAEHADFLLALQMNEEQYQKDGQMIECRCCYGEFAFEELTQCADGHLFCKECLIKYAQEAVFGSGKSELSCMEGSCTCSFPTSELEKVLPENILCKYYERKAEEEVAAACADELVRCPFCNFPALLDNDVKRFSCPNPRCRKETCRKCQGLWKEHMNLTCEQLAEKDDIKYRTSIEEKMTAARIRKCHKCGTGLIKSEGCNRMSCRCGAQMCYLCRAAINGYDHFCQHPRSPGAPCQDCAKCSLWTDPTEDDEKIIQEIQKEAEEEQRKKNGENSFKRIGPPAEKPMEKIQRIEVIPRPVPQNLHQPRMPPYPFVHPPFPLPPVRPMYNNIPLNIGPIPAPYVPPLPNMRVNYDFPQINVQLEHNLPMHFGPQPRHRF